A DNA window from Rhineura floridana isolate rRhiFlo1 chromosome 11, rRhiFlo1.hap2, whole genome shotgun sequence contains the following coding sequences:
- the LOC133367681 gene encoding olfactory receptor 5F1-like, whose protein sequence is MERKNQTTLKEFILLGLSDDPKLQSLLFAIGLLIYVLTLTGNLTIITLIQTDQHLHTPMYFLLSNLSFTEICYITTTMPKMLWDLLSVDKTISFTGCVLQMYFFLTTAATEGALLSVMAYDRYAAICHPLRYTLYMSQPVCKWLLAASWTIGHLNAIINTAFVFSLRFCDSNKIVHFFCDIPPVLHLSCSDTSLAELMTFIISGSIMITTVSLIVLSYILIVSAVLKIHSAQGRIKTFSTCASHLTVVSIFYSTAIFTYMRPSSWHSMEQDRLIALLYTVITPLLNPLIYSFKNKEMQAAFLNVFGKKGHCAL, encoded by the coding sequence atggaaagaaaaaaccAAACAACTCTGAAAGAATTCATCCTTTTGGGACTGTCAGATGATCCTAAACTCCAGAGCCTCCTCTTTGCAATAGGACTGTTGATCTATGTACTCACCTTGACAGGGAATCTAACCATCATTACTTTGATACAGACTGATCAGCACCtccacactcccatgtacttctTGCTGAGCAACCTGTCATTTACTGAGATCTGCTACATCACTACCACCATGCCAAAGATGTTGTGGGACCTCCTGTCAGTGGACAAGACCATCTCCTTTACTGGCTGTGTGCTCCAAATGTACTTCTTTCTAACCACAGCTGCCACAGAAGGTGCCTTGCTCTCTGTTATGGCATATGACCGTTATGCTGCCATCTGCCACCCACTGCGCTACACTTTGTACATGAGCCAGCCAGTCTGCAAGTGGCTTTTGGCAGCTTCGTGGACCATTGGCCATCTCAATGCCATCATCAACACAGCCTTTGTCTTCTCCCTAAGGTTCTGTGATTCCAATAAGATTGTCCATTTCTTTTGTGACATCCCACCTGTCCTGCATCTTTCCTGCTCGGATacctccctagctgagctgatgacTTTTATAATCTCTGGCAGCATCATGATAACAACAGTCTCCTTGATTGTCCTCTCCTACATCCTCATTGTCTCAGCTGTACTCAAAATTCATTCAGCCCAAGGTAGGATCAAGACATTCTCTACCTGTGCCTCCCACCTTACTGTGGTGAGCATCTTCTACAGCACAGCCATCTTCACCTACATGCGTCCTTCTTCCTGGCACTCCATGGAGCAGGACCGCCTGATCGCTCTGTTGTATACTGTCATCACTCCCTTACTAAACCCTCTCATCTACAGCTTCAAGAACAAGGAAATGCAGGCTGCATTTCTGAATGTTTTTGGAAAGAAAGGACATTGTGCACTTTGA